A genome region from Kaistia algarum includes the following:
- a CDS encoding response regulator transcription factor — MRILVVEDERRIADDIAAALKASGMAVDIATDGEDAWFQGDVETYDAVVLDLGLPKLDGLTVLRRWRASGRRFPVLVLTARGVWTERVEGINAGADDYLPKPFEMEELIARLRALLRRAAGQPAPVLRAGELSLDTRQMRFSLRGVPMALSPLEYRLLAYLMHQAGRVVPPTELAEHLYDSGHDRDPNAIEVIVARLRRKLGSDVIETRRGFGYLIPEPAA, encoded by the coding sequence ATGAGGATACTGGTCGTCGAGGACGAACGCCGCATCGCGGACGACATCGCCGCCGCGCTCAAGGCTTCCGGCATGGCGGTCGATATCGCGACCGATGGCGAGGATGCCTGGTTCCAGGGCGACGTCGAAACCTATGACGCGGTGGTCCTTGATCTCGGCCTCCCGAAGCTCGACGGACTGACCGTCCTGCGGCGCTGGCGCGCCAGCGGCCGGCGCTTTCCGGTGCTGGTGCTCACGGCGCGCGGCGTCTGGACCGAGCGGGTCGAGGGCATCAATGCCGGCGCCGATGACTATCTGCCGAAGCCGTTCGAGATGGAGGAATTGATCGCGCGCCTCCGCGCGTTGCTGCGGCGGGCCGCGGGCCAGCCGGCGCCGGTGCTGCGCGCCGGCGAGCTTTCCCTCGATACGCGGCAGATGCGCTTTTCGCTGCGCGGCGTCCCGATGGCGCTTTCGCCGCTTGAATATCGCCTGCTCGCCTATTTGATGCATCAGGCCGGCCGCGTCGTTCCACCGACGGAGCTGGCCGAACATCTGTATGATTCCGGCCATGACCGCGATCCCAATGCGATCGAGGTCATCGTCGCCAGACTTCGCCGCAAGCTCGGCAGCGACGTGATCGAGACCCGCCGCGGCTTCGGCTATCTCATACCGGAGCCGGCGGCATGA
- a CDS encoding sensor histidine kinase codes for MKSGSIRFRLWSAAAISVLIALAIAGIGLRMLFERHVERRVVSELTVDLNQLIGATQFGPDTRIVVAPVLTDPRFQSPLSGYYWQVRDGTNGMLVRSRSLWDQALDLPPAEPGDGALHVHEAAGPEGAQLIAVERTITDAGGRSFHAVVAEDHGAVTLAVSEYVRELTPELALLGGVLIAAIFVQISVGLAPLQALRGAVHDVVARRKTRLDVAVPSEVTPLADEINRLLEAQDKALARARTRATDLAHGLKTPLQVLAADIRALRAKGESELADEIGKSTAAIRRHVERELARARIAPGDSGPAQCRFADVAGRVVAVVERMPGGERLTFDIDAAGDLMAPIDEGDLSEILGNLIENAARFAATSIRIVATLTTEGVRIEIADDGPGIADKDKEDVLLRGVRLDESSGTGLGLAIVSDIVGAYGGRLTMGDATPGLKVSIVLPRHS; via the coding sequence ATGAAGAGCGGCTCGATCCGCTTCCGCCTCTGGTCGGCGGCCGCCATCTCGGTGCTCATCGCGCTCGCCATTGCCGGAATCGGCCTGAGGATGCTGTTCGAGCGGCATGTCGAGAGACGGGTGGTAAGCGAACTCACCGTCGATTTAAACCAGCTGATCGGCGCGACGCAGTTCGGGCCCGATACCCGCATCGTCGTGGCCCCAGTCCTGACGGATCCGCGCTTCCAGTCGCCGCTCTCCGGCTACTACTGGCAGGTCCGCGACGGCACAAACGGCATGCTGGTCCGCTCGCGCTCGCTCTGGGATCAGGCGCTCGACTTGCCACCGGCCGAGCCAGGCGATGGCGCGCTGCATGTCCATGAAGCCGCCGGCCCGGAGGGCGCACAACTGATCGCCGTGGAGCGCACCATCACCGATGCGGGCGGACGCAGTTTTCACGCCGTGGTGGCCGAGGACCATGGCGCTGTCACGCTGGCGGTCTCCGAATATGTGCGCGAGCTGACGCCGGAACTCGCTTTGCTCGGCGGCGTGCTGATCGCGGCGATCTTCGTTCAGATCTCGGTCGGCCTCGCGCCGCTCCAGGCGCTGCGCGGCGCCGTGCACGATGTCGTCGCCCGGCGGAAAACGCGCCTCGACGTCGCCGTGCCCAGCGAGGTGACGCCACTTGCCGACGAGATCAACCGCCTGCTGGAGGCGCAGGATAAGGCGCTTGCCAGAGCCCGCACGCGCGCCACCGACCTTGCCCATGGCCTCAAGACGCCGCTTCAGGTGCTCGCCGCCGATATCCGCGCGCTGCGCGCCAAGGGCGAGAGCGAGTTGGCCGACGAGATCGGCAAGAGCACCGCCGCGATCCGCCGCCATGTCGAGCGCGAGCTGGCCCGCGCCCGCATCGCACCGGGCGATTCCGGCCCCGCTCAGTGCCGCTTCGCCGATGTCGCCGGCCGCGTCGTCGCCGTGGTGGAGCGCATGCCTGGCGGCGAGCGGCTGACCTTCGATATCGATGCTGCGGGCGATCTGATGGCGCCGATCGACGAGGGCGATCTCTCCGAGATTCTCGGCAATCTGATCGAGAACGCGGCCCGCTTCGCCGCCACCTCGATCCGCATCGTGGCGACTCTTACGACCGAGGGCGTCCGGATTGAGATCGCTGATGATGGGCCGGGCATCGCCGACAAGGACAAGGAAGACGTGCTGCTGCGCGGGGTCCGCCTCGACGAGAGCAGCGGGACGGGACTGGGCCTTGCCATCGTTTCCGACATCGTCGGTGCCTATGGCGGGAGGCTGACGATGGGCGATGCCACGCCGGGGCTGAAGGTGAGCATCGTCCTGCCCCGCCACAGCTGA
- a CDS encoding RnfABCDGE type electron transport complex subunit D, with amino-acid sequence MTRWIDRFLDPITMYRLVLYYLVAMLAAAFMLGFFKIVPHDPTAIAFSAVLITAVCWISNEIFARVFKVPANSESIYITALILMLILNPVTAADAKGVGVLIAASVWAMASKYIFAVRGQHLFNPAAVAVALTALLLDHPASWWVGGNLPLLPVVLIGGLLVVRKLRRFDLVAVFMLTAVATSLATAAPADYGMVLSEALKSSPILFFAFVMLTEPLTAPTRPLPRLVFAALVGFLFAPNVHIGSFYFTPELALLVGNLFAYAAGPRGRFVLTLERIERSAADSYDFIFRSPRRLAFQAGQYLEWTLGLDHPDNRGNRRYFTVASAPGESSVRLGVKFYRQSSAFKRALALMSPGDTIHAAQVAGNFTLPADPRAKLAFIAGGIGITPFRSMLRELIDRDEARSITVLYGVGQPDHIAYRDVLDEAQARLGISTVYAVARGAEPGQYPGRIDEQLIREAIPDYRERIFYISGSQAMVQSVRKALIGMGIHRMRIKTDFFPGLA; translated from the coding sequence ATGACCCGCTGGATCGATCGTTTCCTCGACCCCATCACCATGTACCGGCTGGTGCTCTATTATCTGGTCGCCATGCTGGCGGCGGCCTTCATGCTCGGCTTCTTCAAGATCGTGCCGCATGATCCGACCGCGATCGCTTTTTCGGCCGTTCTCATCACCGCCGTCTGCTGGATCTCGAACGAGATCTTCGCCCGGGTCTTCAAGGTACCGGCCAATAGCGAGTCGATCTACATCACGGCTTTGATCCTGATGCTGATTCTCAATCCTGTGACGGCCGCGGACGCCAAGGGCGTCGGCGTGCTGATCGCAGCCTCGGTCTGGGCGATGGCGTCGAAATATATCTTCGCCGTTCGTGGCCAGCATCTGTTCAATCCGGCGGCGGTCGCCGTCGCGCTCACGGCGCTGCTGCTCGATCATCCGGCTAGCTGGTGGGTCGGCGGCAACCTGCCGCTGCTCCCCGTTGTGCTAATCGGCGGGCTGCTGGTTGTGCGCAAACTGCGCCGGTTCGATCTCGTGGCGGTTTTCATGCTCACGGCGGTGGCGACCTCGCTGGCGACGGCGGCGCCCGCCGACTATGGTATGGTGCTGAGCGAGGCGCTGAAGTCTTCGCCGATACTGTTCTTCGCCTTCGTCATGCTGACGGAGCCGCTGACGGCGCCGACCCGGCCGTTGCCGCGTCTTGTCTTTGCCGCGCTGGTCGGCTTCCTGTTCGCGCCGAACGTCCATATCGGCTCGTTCTATTTCACGCCCGAACTGGCGCTGCTGGTCGGCAATCTCTTCGCCTATGCGGCAGGTCCGCGCGGCCGTTTCGTGCTGACGCTGGAGCGCATCGAACGCTCGGCCGCCGACAGCTATGATTTCATCTTCCGCTCGCCGAGGAGGCTCGCCTTCCAGGCCGGGCAATATCTCGAATGGACGCTCGGTCTCGACCATCCCGACAACCGTGGCAATCGCCGCTATTTCACGGTGGCCTCGGCGCCCGGCGAAAGTTCCGTCCGGCTGGGGGTCAAGTTCTATCGCCAGTCGAGCGCGTTCAAGCGGGCATTGGCCTTGATGTCCCCGGGCGATACCATCCACGCTGCCCAGGTCGCCGGCAATTTCACCCTGCCGGCCGATCCACGCGCGAAGCTTGCCTTCATCGCCGGTGGCATCGGCATAACGCCGTTCCGTTCCATGCTGCGCGAGCTGATCGACCGGGACGAGGCGCGCTCGATCACGGTGCTCTATGGCGTCGGCCAGCCGGACCATATCGCCTATCGCGATGTGCTCGACGAGGCCCAGGCAAGGCTCGGGATTTCGACCGTCTACGCCGTGGCGCGCGGCGCCGAGCCCGGCCAATATCCGGGGCGGATCGACGAGCAACTGATCCGCGAGGCGATTCCGGACTATCGAGAGCGGATCTTCTACATCTCGGGATCGCAGGCGATGGTGCAATCGGTGCGCAAGGCGCTGATCGGCATGGGCATCCACCGGATGCGGATCAAGACGGACTTCTTCCCCGGTTTGGCGTGA
- a CDS encoding FAD:protein FMN transferase produces the protein MMGMPITIEVVGAADRGVLDDAFAYFDEVDRRFSTYKADSEIEAINRGYLPPSDYSAEMREVLELGERTRIESDGFFDIRTPNGALDPSGIVKGWAIRNAARRIAATGAADFFVDAGGDIQSCGRNASGDAWSVGIRNPFSADEIIKVVQPRGQGIATSGSYVRGHHIRNPHDPADPLAEIVSLTVIGPDVLEADRFATAAFAMGRDGIYFIEARSGLEGYLVDRSGRAILTTGFGDYCAS, from the coding sequence ATGATGGGGATGCCGATCACGATCGAGGTGGTCGGCGCGGCGGATCGCGGCGTCCTCGACGATGCCTTCGCCTATTTCGATGAAGTCGACCGGCGCTTCAGCACCTACAAAGCCGACAGCGAAATCGAGGCGATCAATCGCGGCTATCTCCCACCAAGCGATTACAGCGCCGAGATGCGCGAGGTGCTGGAGCTCGGCGAACGGACACGGATCGAGAGCGACGGCTTTTTCGACATCCGCACGCCGAACGGGGCGCTCGATCCCTCCGGCATCGTCAAGGGCTGGGCGATCCGCAACGCGGCGCGCCGGATCGCGGCCACAGGCGCGGCTGATTTCTTTGTCGATGCCGGCGGCGACATCCAGTCCTGCGGGCGGAATGCGTCGGGAGACGCGTGGAGCGTCGGTATCCGCAATCCGTTCAGCGCCGACGAGATCATCAAGGTCGTGCAACCGCGCGGGCAGGGTATCGCGACCTCGGGCTCCTATGTCCGCGGCCATCATATCCGCAACCCGCACGATCCGGCCGATCCGCTGGCCGAGATCGTCAGCCTGACCGTGATCGGGCCCGACGTGCTGGAGGCCGATCGCTTCGCGACGGCTGCCTTCGCCATGGGCAGGGACGGCATCTATTTCATCGAAGCACGCTCCGGCCTGGAGGGTTATCTCGTCGATCGCTCCGGCAGGGCGATACTCACGACCGGCTTTGGAGACTATTGCGCATCATGA
- a CDS encoding FMN-binding protein: MKKIALSLAVLAASGAYVWNQGGADPSEALIGLSPAKADTESLAADPALPAEADGPAAAASQPSPAVIQPSGPYAPSREPANPPLVTASIAVPSAPAASTPAPLPESQPAPMSVEAVPAPSAPVADLASVIAPAAPRPRPRPRLLREVQPLVMKASMTVAASGGYTDGTFTGPTVDAYYGMVQIQAIVRGGRLASIKVLQYPSDRRTSVAINRQALPMLRDEAIAAQSANVDIVSGATLTSEAFARSLKGALQRAMA, encoded by the coding sequence ATGAAGAAGATCGCCCTCTCGCTCGCCGTCCTTGCGGCATCCGGTGCCTATGTCTGGAATCAGGGGGGAGCCGATCCCAGCGAGGCGCTTATCGGCCTTTCGCCAGCCAAGGCGGACACGGAGTCCCTTGCCGCCGATCCGGCATTGCCGGCGGAAGCGGACGGACCGGCCGCAGCGGCGAGCCAGCCGTCGCCGGCCGTCATCCAGCCATCAGGCCCCTATGCGCCGAGCCGCGAGCCGGCCAACCCTCCGCTGGTGACGGCATCGATCGCCGTACCGTCGGCGCCGGCGGCTTCCACGCCTGCGCCCTTGCCAGAATCTCAACCCGCGCCGATGTCGGTGGAGGCGGTTCCGGCTCCATCGGCTCCGGTCGCCGATTTGGCATCCGTCATCGCCCCGGCTGCGCCCCGGCCACGTCCGAGGCCACGCCTGCTGCGCGAGGTGCAGCCACTGGTGATGAAGGCGTCAATGACGGTTGCCGCCAGCGGCGGCTATACGGACGGCACTTTCACCGGGCCGACGGTCGACGCCTATTACGGCATGGTGCAGATCCAGGCCATCGTGCGGGGCGGCCGTCTGGCCTCCATCAAGGTGCTGCAATATCCCTCCGACCGCCGCACCTCGGTAGCGATCAACCGCCAGGCGCTGCCGATGCTGCGCGACGAGGCGATCGCCGCCCAGAGCGCCAATGTCGACATCGTCTCGGGCGCCACGCTGACCAGCGAGGCCTTCGCCCGATCGCTCAAGGGCGCGCTGCAGCGAGCCATGGCCTGA
- a CDS encoding GMC family oxidoreductase — translation MSEEYDYIIVGAGSAGCVLANRLTENGRYSILLLEAGGTDRRPWVQIPIGYSKTFFDAAVNWKYTTEADPGLNGKTVYWPRGKVLGGSSSINAMVYIRGQREDYDGWAAKGLTGWGFDDVLPYFKKSEDNIRGADAYHGRGGPLAVSDIGAEVHPLTRAFVKAGVEAGVPRNDDFNGPSQEGIGLYQLNIRKGIRSNTANAFLRPALRRPNLRLITGAHMTRILLQDGRAVGVAYKKGELHEARARREVILAAGSINSPQLLQLSGIGPAGLLGRHGIAVQADLPAVGQNLMDHLYVSYIWRANQKTLNDSFRSNAFKAMAGLRYLTTRRGPLSISINQGGAFVRTRPGLDRPNMQLYFVPMSFGADSSADAELLNFHDFPGFIMSASPCRPTSRGKLEIRSADPFAPPSIMPNYLSTEADVDEMLEGVAFLRSLAKAPSLATAIVEEVTPGRRVTSREDVLRDCRDRANTTFHPISTCTMGTDPRTSVVDARLRVHGLAGLRVVDASVMPDMISGNTNAPTIMIAEKGADLILADAIRRNA, via the coding sequence ATGTCTGAAGAATATGACTACATCATCGTTGGCGCGGGCTCCGCCGGCTGCGTGCTGGCCAATCGGCTGACCGAGAACGGCCGCTATTCGATCCTGCTGCTGGAGGCGGGCGGCACGGATCGCAGACCCTGGGTCCAGATCCCGATCGGCTACAGCAAGACGTTCTTCGATGCTGCCGTGAACTGGAAGTATACGACCGAGGCCGATCCCGGCCTCAATGGCAAGACCGTCTATTGGCCGCGGGGCAAGGTGCTTGGCGGGTCGAGTTCGATCAATGCCATGGTCTATATCCGCGGGCAGCGAGAGGACTATGATGGCTGGGCCGCGAAGGGTCTAACCGGCTGGGGCTTCGACGACGTCCTGCCCTATTTCAAGAAGTCGGAGGACAATATTCGCGGCGCCGACGCGTATCACGGCAGGGGCGGACCTCTGGCGGTCAGCGACATCGGGGCAGAAGTCCATCCCCTGACCCGCGCCTTCGTGAAGGCCGGCGTCGAGGCGGGCGTACCGAGGAACGACGATTTCAACGGCCCGTCGCAGGAGGGTATCGGCCTCTACCAGCTTAATATCCGCAAGGGCATCCGCAGCAATACCGCGAATGCCTTCCTGCGGCCGGCGCTACGACGGCCGAACCTGCGCCTCATCACCGGTGCACATATGACCCGTATCCTGCTCCAAGACGGCCGAGCGGTAGGCGTCGCGTACAAAAAGGGCGAGCTTCACGAGGCGCGCGCCCGCCGGGAAGTGATCCTCGCCGCCGGCTCGATCAACTCGCCGCAATTATTGCAGCTGTCAGGCATCGGCCCCGCCGGCCTGCTCGGCCGTCACGGAATTGCCGTTCAAGCCGATCTGCCGGCGGTGGGGCAGAACCTGATGGACCATCTCTATGTTTCCTATATCTGGCGGGCGAACCAGAAGACGCTGAACGACAGTTTCCGCTCCAACGCGTTCAAGGCGATGGCGGGGCTTCGGTATCTGACGACGCGTCGTGGCCCGCTTTCGATCAGCATCAATCAGGGTGGCGCCTTCGTGCGCACGAGGCCCGGCCTCGACCGGCCCAACATGCAGCTCTATTTCGTCCCGATGAGCTTCGGCGCCGACAGCAGCGCCGATGCCGAACTGCTCAATTTCCACGACTTCCCGGGCTTCATCATGTCGGCGAGTCCATGCCGGCCGACCAGCCGAGGGAAGCTGGAAATACGCAGCGCCGATCCCTTCGCGCCGCCGAGCATCATGCCGAACTATCTCTCGACCGAAGCGGATGTGGACGAGATGCTGGAGGGCGTCGCCTTCCTCCGCAGCCTTGCCAAAGCCCCATCGCTCGCCACGGCCATCGTCGAGGAAGTGACGCCGGGTCGGCGCGTCACGTCGCGGGAGGACGTGCTGAGAGATTGCCGCGACCGCGCCAATACGACCTTCCATCCGATCAGCACCTGCACCATGGGCACAGATCCCCGCACATCGGTCGTCGATGCCAGGCTTCGCGTTCATGGCTTAGCCGGTCTGCGGGTTGTCGACGCGTCCGTGATGCCCGACATGATATCCGGCAACACGAACGCCCCCACGATCATGATCGCCGAAAAGGGCGCTGATCTGATCCTGGCGGACGCGATCAGAAGGAACGCATAG
- a CDS encoding aldehyde dehydrogenase family protein, whose product MTYHFGTYVAGSWQRRGGSDFVTVNPASPGEIVGVYDATDAVALDAVFASARRAQAEWRDVPGIRRQAILEDWLNAVEARCEDIALAITLEMGKTLADARGEILYALKEARFTIGEASRAIGEVMPSARPGLRNMTLRRPRGVVVAATPWNYPVLTPLRKLAPAFAHGNAVILKPSETAPASACLMAEIADAYLPRGLFQIVLGGAAVGAALVSHAEADAVTFTGSVETGRRIYVAAAANLAEVQLELGGKNGIVVHDTEDLEACADEIVAGTLENGGQRCTSISRLIVRREIAADLERAITERMDAIVVGDGRDPAVGMGPMASAAHFERVHSMMARGAGEGARRATGEGQHQGGGFFLRPTLFADVRPEMFLAQQEVFGPVLSLISYDTVDEALAILNGVEFGLAAALFSNRLDVVQRFIAEAEAGMLHVNHQTGVDPNMPFVGVKNSGVGAASIGRSSIHFYTTEHSVYIKS is encoded by the coding sequence ATGACCTATCATTTCGGGACCTACGTGGCGGGAAGCTGGCAGCGCCGTGGCGGAAGCGACTTCGTCACCGTCAATCCCGCAAGTCCGGGAGAGATCGTCGGCGTTTATGACGCCACCGACGCCGTCGCTCTCGATGCCGTTTTCGCCAGCGCTCGTCGCGCCCAGGCAGAATGGCGCGATGTTCCCGGCATCCGCCGCCAGGCGATCCTGGAGGACTGGCTGAACGCCGTCGAGGCGCGGTGCGAAGACATCGCCCTCGCCATCACCTTGGAGATGGGCAAGACGCTGGCCGACGCACGCGGCGAGATTCTCTATGCGTTGAAGGAGGCCCGCTTCACCATTGGCGAGGCCAGCCGCGCTATCGGCGAGGTAATGCCCTCCGCACGCCCGGGCCTGCGGAACATGACGCTGCGCCGTCCGCGCGGCGTCGTCGTCGCGGCCACGCCGTGGAACTATCCGGTGCTGACGCCGCTCCGCAAGCTGGCGCCGGCCTTCGCGCATGGCAATGCCGTAATCCTGAAGCCATCCGAGACGGCGCCGGCCTCGGCTTGCCTGATGGCGGAAATCGCCGACGCCTATCTGCCGCGCGGCCTGTTCCAGATCGTGCTCGGCGGCGCGGCCGTCGGCGCGGCGCTGGTCTCCCATGCTGAAGCCGATGCGGTCACCTTCACGGGCTCGGTGGAAACCGGACGACGCATCTATGTGGCGGCAGCGGCCAATCTCGCCGAGGTTCAGCTTGAGCTTGGCGGCAAGAACGGCATCGTCGTGCATGATACCGAGGATCTCGAGGCCTGCGCGGACGAGATCGTTGCCGGCACGCTGGAGAATGGCGGGCAGCGCTGTACTTCGATCAGCCGTCTCATCGTTCGGCGCGAGATCGCGGCCGATCTGGAGCGGGCGATCACGGAGCGGATGGACGCGATCGTCGTCGGCGATGGCCGCGATCCGGCGGTCGGCATGGGGCCGATGGCATCGGCCGCTCATTTCGAGCGGGTCCATTCAATGATGGCGCGCGGGGCAGGCGAGGGCGCGAGGCGGGCGACCGGCGAAGGACAGCACCAGGGCGGGGGGTTCTTCCTGCGCCCGACGCTCTTCGCCGACGTGCGTCCGGAGATGTTCCTCGCGCAGCAGGAGGTCTTCGGTCCCGTGCTGTCGCTGATCTCCTACGATACGGTTGACGAGGCGCTGGCGATCCTCAACGGCGTCGAATTCGGCCTCGCCGCCGCGCTGTTCTCGAACCGCCTCGATGTCGTGCAACGCTTCATCGCCGAGGCCGAGGCGGGGATGCTGCACGTCAACCACCAGACCGGCGTCGATCCCAACATGCCCTTTGTCGGCGTCAAGAATTCGGGCGTGGGCGCGGCGTCCATCGGGCGTTCCTCGATCCATTTCTACACGACCGAACACTCCGTCTACATCAAGTCGTAG
- a CDS encoding mandelate racemase/muconate lactonizing enzyme family protein, which produces MPVLDQIELFHVTAPLPAPFEPAWVPGGARTKTSFYLIHLVTEDGVEGWSAFSASGRERAGIGDNLAGLFLGQDPTDIDMVQERIKIMAVGGIRNWWIEPAFWDIKAKIAGLPLYRLLGGTDDTIRLYLSSGEVRSLSGRREEAEARLEEGFDTMKVRVHDWDERVDIEQIQDIAQYMQGRMSIAVDCNQAFRLTQHGDAPLWDLPRAKRFADAAADAGLVWVEEPLFMEWYEEMAELTAYSRVPIAGAELHTAGYPELKYMVEKRCYAVFQPDAMWAGGVRQCMQVAKLCRQHGLKFSPHSWGNGIGFIVNAHIMAASGFAGEMPFEFPYCPPGWTIEARDALLQEPWRHDRGSFHMPTAPGLGFEIDPKALAQFGVCFFRARRRESHWMPEALMGVIGTREQKKS; this is translated from the coding sequence ATGCCGGTCCTCGACCAGATCGAACTCTTCCACGTCACCGCGCCGTTGCCGGCTCCCTTCGAGCCGGCCTGGGTTCCTGGCGGCGCGCGGACCAAGACAAGCTTCTATCTCATTCACCTTGTCACCGAGGACGGTGTCGAAGGCTGGAGCGCCTTCTCCGCTTCCGGCCGGGAGCGGGCCGGTATTGGCGACAACCTGGCCGGTCTGTTCCTGGGGCAGGATCCGACCGACATCGACATGGTGCAGGAGCGCATCAAGATCATGGCGGTCGGCGGCATCCGCAATTGGTGGATCGAGCCGGCATTCTGGGACATCAAGGCCAAGATCGCCGGCCTGCCGCTCTACCGGCTGCTTGGCGGGACGGACGATACCATTCGCCTCTACCTCTCCTCCGGCGAGGTTCGAAGCTTGTCGGGGCGCCGCGAAGAGGCCGAAGCCCGGCTCGAAGAAGGCTTCGATACCATGAAGGTCCGCGTTCATGATTGGGACGAACGGGTCGACATCGAACAGATCCAGGACATTGCGCAGTATATGCAGGGCCGCATGAGCATTGCGGTCGACTGCAATCAGGCGTTCCGCCTGACGCAGCATGGCGATGCCCCGCTCTGGGATCTTCCTCGCGCCAAGCGCTTTGCCGACGCGGCCGCCGATGCGGGGCTCGTTTGGGTCGAAGAGCCGCTATTCATGGAATGGTACGAGGAGATGGCTGAGCTTACGGCCTATTCCCGAGTTCCGATCGCTGGCGCGGAACTGCATACGGCCGGCTATCCCGAGCTGAAATACATGGTGGAGAAGCGGTGCTACGCCGTGTTCCAGCCCGACGCGATGTGGGCCGGCGGCGTCAGGCAGTGCATGCAGGTCGCAAAACTCTGCCGCCAGCACGGATTGAAATTCAGCCCGCATAGCTGGGGCAACGGTATCGGCTTCATCGTCAACGCCCATATCATGGCGGCGAGCGGCTTTGCCGGCGAGATGCCGTTTGAATTCCCCTATTGCCCGCCGGGCTGGACGATCGAGGCGCGCGACGCCTTGCTTCAGGAACCCTGGCGGCACGACCGCGGCTCCTTCCACATGCCGACGGCGCCCGGCCTCGGTTTTGAAATCGACCCCAAAGCGCTGGCGCAGTTCGGTGTCTGCTTCTTCCGTGCCAGGCGGCGCGAGAGCCACTGGATGCCCGAGGCGCTGATGGGCGTGATCGGCACGCGCGAACAGAAGAAGAGCTGA
- a CDS encoding glycerol dehydrogenase — protein MYGTVSNPALRVLGAPREYIQGPGAIHELPHLSGRYGSGRLLAVVDPFVVGSIRDSLERGFAEAGRTVQWEVFGGECTEAEGERLAAAAKACDVVAGIGGGKCIDAGKYAGLRSGKAVFSVPTIASNDAPTSRLIVLYDEAHAVSGTRFLPFNPDVVLADTDIIAAAPPRFLRAGIGDALTKMFEARSVAAGKGGNSFSARPPFVAVRLGEICFETILRSGAPCLDALARGERHADFEELIEALILLSGLTFESGGLSIAHAMVRGLTRVPELSAYLHGEQVAYSVLVQLLVEGDEDLLHRSIAFNRAIGLPVALADFALSGAQLEQAIETIAAGTLTSPFLRNFPTPITAADLADAMRRLERLADSVPSER, from the coding sequence TTGTACGGAACCGTTTCTAATCCAGCCCTGCGCGTGCTCGGCGCGCCGCGCGAATATATTCAGGGGCCTGGCGCGATCCACGAATTGCCGCATCTTTCCGGTCGCTACGGATCGGGCCGCCTGCTGGCGGTCGTTGATCCCTTTGTCGTCGGCTCCATCCGCGACAGTTTGGAGCGCGGTTTTGCCGAGGCAGGCCGAACCGTCCAATGGGAGGTGTTCGGCGGCGAGTGCACAGAAGCAGAGGGCGAGCGTCTTGCCGCGGCCGCTAAGGCTTGCGATGTCGTGGCCGGCATCGGCGGGGGCAAGTGCATCGACGCCGGCAAATATGCGGGGCTTCGTTCCGGCAAGGCCGTCTTCTCGGTGCCGACCATCGCGTCGAATGATGCGCCGACCAGCCGGCTGATCGTGCTTTATGACGAGGCGCATGCGGTCTCCGGAACACGGTTCCTTCCCTTCAACCCCGATGTCGTCCTCGCCGACACGGACATCATCGCCGCCGCGCCGCCACGCTTCCTTCGCGCGGGGATCGGCGACGCGCTGACCAAGATGTTCGAGGCGCGATCGGTCGCCGCGGGCAAGGGCGGCAACAGCTTCTCTGCGAGGCCTCCCTTCGTCGCGGTGCGTCTCGGCGAGATCTGCTTCGAGACGATCCTGCGTTCCGGCGCGCCCTGCCTCGACGCGCTGGCACGCGGGGAGCGTCATGCCGATTTCGAGGAGCTGATCGAGGCGCTGATCCTCCTGAGCGGCCTCACCTTCGAGAGTGGCGGGCTCTCGATTGCTCATGCCATGGTCCGCGGATTGACGCGCGTTCCCGAGCTCTCCGCCTATCTCCATGGCGAGCAGGTCGCCTATAGCGTGCTCGTCCAGTTGCTGGTGGAAGGGGACGAGGACCTCCTCCACCGTTCGATCGCCTTCAACCGTGCGATCGGCCTGCCGGTCGCGCTCGCCGACTTTGCCCTCTCCGGTGCTCAGCTGGAGCAGGCCATCGAAACGATCGCAGCCGGCACTCTGACATCCCCGTTCCTGCGCAACTTTCCAACGCCGATCACGGCGGCAGACCTCGCGGACGCGATGCGCCGTCTCGAGAGGCTGGCCGATTCCGTCCCATCCGAGAGATAA